The nucleotide window AATTCATCCAGTTGTTGTCGGCTCATCCCCCACTTTTCGGCAATACGTTCTGCCGACAACCCTTGATTAATCATCTCATAACGTGATGTTAATTCTTCGCTTCGCTCTGTTCCCTTATAAGTTGATCCCATCGGCACTCTCGACATATTTTCGACGCCTGCTGCAACGACAACATCCATATCTCCACTAGCAATTGCTTGAGCCGCAAAATGGACCGCTTGTTGACTGGAGCCGCATTGCCGATCAATGGTCGTGCCGGGCACTTCCGTCGGATAGTCGGCAATTAAAGCAGCAACTCTTCCTATGTTTAGTGCTTGTTCTCCAATCTGGGAAACACAACCCATAATGACGTCTTCCACATGTTCCGGAGATAACCCGCCCCGGGTTGCTGCTTCTTTTAGTACTTTTGCTGCCAATTCATCAGGTCTGGTCTCACTCAGTAAGCCATTCCTCCTCCCTACCGGTGTTCTTACCGCTTCTACAATGACTGCTTCTTGCATTGTTATCTTCCTTTCAAAGGTTCATATTTTTGTTATTGATTAAATGCCAATAGGTTCTTCCTTGCGATAATTCTCATCCATAATTACGATTGGTTTAATGGTTTGACCGTTCGTAGAGTCTGCTGCTGCTTGATTTATGTCATTGAATTTATAAAACTTTACTAATTTATCAAATGGGAATTTCCCTTCATTATGGTATCGAATAAGTTGCGGAATCGTAATTTGCGGAACGGCATCACCCATTAAGACACCTATTAACTTACGGTTTGTCAGTGACAAGTCTTTAAACGTGTTAAATGCTATGGAGTCTTTTGATATGGCTACGGGTGCACTAACACCGGCAATGGCCAAAACATCAATGGATGCTTTCATCACGGATGAAATACCCGTTGTATCGATTGAATAGTTTACGCCTAAGCTACCTGTAATTTTTGCTATACGCTCTCCCAAATGTTCAGTGCTGCTGTTTATGGTATGTGTTGCTCCAAGCTCTCTGGCTATTTCTAACCGGGAATCATGAATATCAACGGCGATAATAGTTGAACAACCTTCAATGTTTGCAGCCATGAGTGCCCCAAGGCCAACGCCTCCTGTTCCAAATACAACAATGGATGAAGACGTTTTTGGTTGTAAACCATTCACTACGGTGCCAAAACCGGTCAACAATCCACAGCCCAAAGGGCCAACTAAACGCAAGTCTACTTCCGGTTCAACTTTAATTAAGTTATTAACATTTGTAATCGTATAGGTGGCAAAAGAACTTTGTGCAAAGAAGCTTGACACCGGTGTACCATCTGCTTTAAAAAAGATATGGCTTCCATCCGGACGGGCACCACTCAAATTTAGTGTTGTCCATTGGCTACAGGAAGAAGGATGACCTGTACGGCAACTTGGGCATGCACCACAATAATTGTAAGCCATGACCACTTGATCACCCACATTTAAGTCTTTGACGGCGCTGCCAACCTTTTCAATGACACCTGCGCCTTCATGGCCCATAACAGCAGGCAATGGAGTAATACTTGACTTCCC belongs to Salicibibacter cibi and includes:
- a CDS encoding NAD(P)-dependent alcohol dehydrogenase, which produces MKVTAAIINEANKNYQLEALTLGELYSDEVVVKMVASGICQSDEVVRTGKSSITPLPAVMGHEGAGVIEKVGSAVKDLNVGDQVVMAYNYCGACPSCRTGHPSSCSQWTTLNLSGARPDGSHIFFKADGTPVSSFFAQSSFATYTITNVNNLIKVEPEVDLRLVGPLGCGLLTGFGTVVNGLQPKTSSSIVVFGTGGVGLGALMAANIEGCSTIIAVDIHDSRLEIARELGATHTINSSTEHLGERIAKITGSLGVNYSIDTTGISSVMKASIDVLAIAGVSAPVAISKDSIAFNTFKDLSLTNRKLIGVLMGDAVPQITIPQLIRYHNEGKFPFDKLVKFYKFNDINQAAADSTNGQTIKPIVIMDENYRKEEPIGI